The following coding sequences lie in one Gorilla gorilla gorilla isolate KB3781 chromosome 5, NHGRI_mGorGor1-v2.1_pri, whole genome shotgun sequence genomic window:
- the ETV7 gene encoding transcription factor ETV7 isoform X3, producing the protein MDIRRGHLLQPPDPGLTSNFGHLDDPGLARWTPGKEESLNLCHCAELGCGTQGVCSFPAMPQAPIDGRIADCRLLWDYVYQLLLDTRYEPYIKWEDKDAKIFRVVDPNGLARLWGNHKNRVNMTYEKMSRALRHYYKLNIIKKEPGQKLLFRFLKTPGKMVQDKDSHLEPLESQEQDRIEFKDKRPEISP; encoded by the exons ATGGACATCCGAAGGGGCCACCTGCTGCAGCCACCAGACCCAGGGCTTACCAGCAACTTCGGCCACCTGGATGACCCTGGCCTGGCAAGGTGGACCCCTGGCAAGGAGGAGTCCCTCAACTTATGTCACTGTGCAGAGCTCGGCTGCGGGACCCAGGGGGTCTGTTCCTTCCCCGCGATGCCGCAGGCCCCCATTGATGGCAGGATCGCTG ACTGCCGCCTGCTGTGGGATTACGTGTATCAGCTGCTCCTTGATACCCGGTATGAGCCCTACATCAAGTGGGAAGACAAGGACGCCAAGATCTTCCGAGTTGTGGATCCAAATGGGCTCGCCAGACTCTGGGGAAATCACAAG AACCGGGTGAACATGACCTACGAGAAGATGTCTCGTGCCCTGCGCCACTATTATAAGCTTAATATCATTAAGAAGGAACCGGGGCAGAAACTCCTCTTCAG ATTTCTAAAGACTCCGGGAAAGATGGTCCAGGACAAGGACAGCCACCTGGAGCCGCTGGAGAGCCAGGAGCAGGACAGAATAGAGTTCAAGGACAAGAGGCCAGAAATCTCTCCGTGA
- the ETV7 gene encoding transcription factor ETV7 isoform X2, with the protein MQEGELAISPISPVAAMPPLGTHVQARCEAQINLLGEGGICKLPGRLRDVLYELLQYIKTQRRALVCGPFFGGDFRLKTPTQHSPVPPEEVTGPSQMDIRRGHLLQPPDPGLTSNFGHLDDPGLARWTPGKEESLNLCHCAELGCGTQGVCSFPAMPQAPIDGRIADCRLLWDYVYQLLLDTRYEPYIKWEDKDAKIFRVVDPNGLARLWGNHKNRVNMTYEKMSRALRHYYKLNIIKKEPGQKLLFRFLKTPGKMVQDKDSHLEPLESQEQDRIEFKDKRPEISP; encoded by the exons GAGGGAGAATTGGCTATTTCTCCTATAAGCCCTGTGGCAGCCATGCCTCCCCTAGGCACCCACGTGCAAGCCAGATGTGAAGCTCAAATTAACCTGCTGGGTGAAGGGGGGATCTGCAAGCTGCCAGGAAGACTCC GTGACGTCCTGTATGAGCTGCTCCAGTACATCAAGACCCAGCGGCGAGCCCTGGTGTGTGGGCCCTTTTTTGGAGGGGACTTCAGGCTGAAGACGCCCACCCAGCACTCTCCTGTCCCCCCGGAAG AGGTGACTGGCCCCTCTCAGATGGACATCCGAAGGGGCCACCTGCTGCAGCCACCAGACCCAGGGCTTACCAGCAACTTCGGCCACCTGGATGACCCTGGCCTGGCAAGGTGGACCCCTGGCAAGGAGGAGTCCCTCAACTTATGTCACTGTGCAGAGCTCGGCTGCGGGACCCAGGGGGTCTGTTCCTTCCCCGCGATGCCGCAGGCCCCCATTGATGGCAGGATCGCTG ACTGCCGCCTGCTGTGGGATTACGTGTATCAGCTGCTCCTTGATACCCGGTATGAGCCCTACATCAAGTGGGAAGACAAGGACGCCAAGATCTTCCGAGTTGTGGATCCAAATGGGCTCGCCAGACTCTGGGGAAATCACAAG AACCGGGTGAACATGACCTACGAGAAGATGTCTCGTGCCCTGCGCCACTATTATAAGCTTAATATCATTAAGAAGGAACCGGGGCAGAAACTCCTCTTCAG ATTTCTAAAGACTCCGGGAAAGATGGTCCAGGACAAGGACAGCCACCTGGAGCCGCTGGAGAGCCAGGAGCAGGACAGAATAGAGTTCAAGGACAAGAGGCCAGAAATCTCTCCGTGA
- the ETV7 gene encoding transcription factor ETV7 isoform X4 → MHRGARVRDERTRPLHPHQGRLPAPCAQLRSGKRTGFPVSGNPGDVLYELLQYIKTQRRALVCGPFFGGDFRLKTPTQHSPVPPEEVTGPSQMDIRRGHLLQPPDPGLTSNFGHLDDPGLARWTPGKEESLNLCHCAELGCGTQGVCSFPAMPQAPIDGRIADCRLLWDYVYQLLLDTRYEPYIKWEDKDAKIFRVVDPNGLARLWGNHKNRVNMTYEKMSRALRHYYKLNIIKKEPGQKLLFRFLKTPGKMVQDKDSHLEPLESQEQDRIEFKDKRPEISP, encoded by the exons ATGCACCGCGGAGCACGGGTTCGAGATGAACGGACGCgccctctgcatcctcaccaaggACGACTTCCGGCACCGTGCGCCCAGCTCAGGTCAGGGAAACGCACAGGCTTTCCTGTAAGCGGGAACCCTG GTGACGTCCTGTATGAGCTGCTCCAGTACATCAAGACCCAGCGGCGAGCCCTGGTGTGTGGGCCCTTTTTTGGAGGGGACTTCAGGCTGAAGACGCCCACCCAGCACTCTCCTGTCCCCCCGGAAG AGGTGACTGGCCCCTCTCAGATGGACATCCGAAGGGGCCACCTGCTGCAGCCACCAGACCCAGGGCTTACCAGCAACTTCGGCCACCTGGATGACCCTGGCCTGGCAAGGTGGACCCCTGGCAAGGAGGAGTCCCTCAACTTATGTCACTGTGCAGAGCTCGGCTGCGGGACCCAGGGGGTCTGTTCCTTCCCCGCGATGCCGCAGGCCCCCATTGATGGCAGGATCGCTG ACTGCCGCCTGCTGTGGGATTACGTGTATCAGCTGCTCCTTGATACCCGGTATGAGCCCTACATCAAGTGGGAAGACAAGGACGCCAAGATCTTCCGAGTTGTGGATCCAAATGGGCTCGCCAGACTCTGGGGAAATCACAAG AACCGGGTGAACATGACCTACGAGAAGATGTCTCGTGCCCTGCGCCACTATTATAAGCTTAATATCATTAAGAAGGAACCGGGGCAGAAACTCCTCTTCAG ATTTCTAAAGACTCCGGGAAAGATGGTCCAGGACAAGGACAGCCACCTGGAGCCGCTGGAGAGCCAGGAGCAGGACAGAATAGAGTTCAAGGACAAGAGGCCAGAAATCTCTCCGTGA
- the ETV7 gene encoding transcription factor ETV7 isoform X1 — protein MQEGELAISPISPVAAMPPLGTHVQARCEAQINLLGEGGICKLPGRLRIQPALWSREDVLHWLRWAEQEYSLPCTAEHGFEMNGRALCILTKDDFRHRAPSSGDVLYELLQYIKTQRRALVCGPFFGGDFRLKTPTQHSPVPPEEVTGPSQMDIRRGHLLQPPDPGLTSNFGHLDDPGLARWTPGKEESLNLCHCAELGCGTQGVCSFPAMPQAPIDGRIADCRLLWDYVYQLLLDTRYEPYIKWEDKDAKIFRVVDPNGLARLWGNHKNRVNMTYEKMSRALRHYYKLNIIKKEPGQKLLFRFLKTPGKMVQDKDSHLEPLESQEQDRIEFKDKRPEISP, from the exons GAGGGAGAATTGGCTATTTCTCCTATAAGCCCTGTGGCAGCCATGCCTCCCCTAGGCACCCACGTGCAAGCCAGATGTGAAGCTCAAATTAACCTGCTGGGTGAAGGGGGGATCTGCAAGCTGCCAGGAAGACTCC GCATCCAGCCCGCACTGTGGAGCAGGGAGGACGTGCTGCACTGGCTGCGCTGGGCAGAGCAGGAGTACTCTCTGCCATGCACCGCGGAGCACGGGTTCGAGATGAACGGACGCgccctctgcatcctcaccaaggACGACTTCCGGCACCGTGCGCCCAGCTCAG GTGACGTCCTGTATGAGCTGCTCCAGTACATCAAGACCCAGCGGCGAGCCCTGGTGTGTGGGCCCTTTTTTGGAGGGGACTTCAGGCTGAAGACGCCCACCCAGCACTCTCCTGTCCCCCCGGAAG AGGTGACTGGCCCCTCTCAGATGGACATCCGAAGGGGCCACCTGCTGCAGCCACCAGACCCAGGGCTTACCAGCAACTTCGGCCACCTGGATGACCCTGGCCTGGCAAGGTGGACCCCTGGCAAGGAGGAGTCCCTCAACTTATGTCACTGTGCAGAGCTCGGCTGCGGGACCCAGGGGGTCTGTTCCTTCCCCGCGATGCCGCAGGCCCCCATTGATGGCAGGATCGCTG ACTGCCGCCTGCTGTGGGATTACGTGTATCAGCTGCTCCTTGATACCCGGTATGAGCCCTACATCAAGTGGGAAGACAAGGACGCCAAGATCTTCCGAGTTGTGGATCCAAATGGGCTCGCCAGACTCTGGGGAAATCACAAG AACCGGGTGAACATGACCTACGAGAAGATGTCTCGTGCCCTGCGCCACTATTATAAGCTTAATATCATTAAGAAGGAACCGGGGCAGAAACTCCTCTTCAG ATTTCTAAAGACTCCGGGAAAGATGGTCCAGGACAAGGACAGCCACCTGGAGCCGCTGGAGAGCCAGGAGCAGGACAGAATAGAGTTCAAGGACAAGAGGCCAGAAATCTCTCCGTGA